Proteins co-encoded in one Deltaproteobacteria bacterium genomic window:
- a CDS encoding metal-dependent transcriptional regulator: protein METPKITHALEDYLKAIYQLADENQPVIAARIAAETGVSPSTIFATLRRLASEGYVTINRRKEIHLTEDGRKVAEKIVRRHFLTERFLTDLLGLDWVKAHQEAHRLEHAISQEVEERLAKLLSNPTTCPHGNPIPGTGSGKLPKTVPLSEASDGQQVQLDFITEGGERDVRLLGFLENHGLVPGARVNVVDVAPSLGMMTLKVGADEFSLGIEAAKKIRVH, encoded by the coding sequence GTGGAAACGCCCAAAATCACCCATGCGCTGGAAGACTACCTCAAAGCGATCTACCAACTGGCCGATGAAAACCAGCCGGTGATCGCCGCGCGCATCGCCGCCGAGACCGGAGTTTCGCCTTCGACGATATTCGCCACGCTGCGCCGCCTTGCCAGTGAAGGCTACGTGACCATTAACCGGCGCAAAGAAATCCATCTGACCGAAGACGGCCGCAAGGTCGCTGAGAAAATCGTGCGGCGCCACTTTCTGACGGAGCGCTTCTTGACCGACCTGTTGGGTCTGGACTGGGTCAAGGCGCATCAAGAGGCCCATCGCCTTGAGCATGCGATCTCGCAAGAGGTGGAAGAGCGCTTGGCCAAACTATTAAGCAACCCGACCACTTGTCCGCATGGCAATCCGATTCCCGGTACCGGTTCCGGCAAGCTTCCCAAGACGGTGCCGCTAAGCGAAGCGTCCGACGGACAGCAAGTTCAGCTCGATTTCATTACCGAAGGTGGCGAACGAGACGTGCGGCTTTTGGGGTTCTTGGAAAATCACGGCCTGGTGCCGGGAGCCAGAGTCAACGTCGTCGATGTCGCGCCATCTCTTGGCATGATGACGCTCAAAGTCGGTGCCGA
- a CDS encoding ABC transporter ATP-binding protein: MAVIQLDKITKRFNEVFAVKGCDLEVASGEILALLGPSGSGKTTLLRLIAGFEKPNDGKIVIGDRTVVDVAQSIWLPAEARGVGMVFQDYALFPHLTVSQNIQFGLNQKNKAENQARVAELLRVTELQPYSERYPHELSGGQQQRVALARALAPRPPVVLLDEAFNGLDPELRPQMRKEVAAVLRQMKTAAVLVTHDQEEALGMADKVVVIRNGEVQQVGSPEDVYHSPATVFVANFVGHADFIPGVVANERVQTEFGEFPCGTRVASGPVQVMIRHEAVNAKPGGVLATVEEREFLGGEILYRLRLPSGATVHFEQRRPVHWPVGHQIAIEVHLPHAVVFPEPQ, from the coding sequence ATGGCTGTCATCCAACTCGATAAGATTACGAAACGCTTCAACGAAGTGTTCGCAGTCAAAGGCTGCGATCTCGAGGTCGCGTCGGGCGAGATCTTGGCTCTGTTGGGCCCATCGGGGTCCGGTAAGACGACCTTATTGCGGCTGATTGCCGGATTTGAAAAACCCAACGACGGCAAGATCGTCATCGGCGACCGCACCGTCGTCGACGTAGCCCAGAGCATTTGGCTGCCGGCCGAAGCCCGCGGCGTTGGCATGGTGTTTCAGGACTATGCCCTGTTTCCCCATCTCACCGTAAGTCAAAACATCCAGTTCGGCCTAAATCAAAAAAACAAGGCGGAAAATCAGGCCCGCGTCGCCGAGCTGCTGCGCGTCACCGAGTTGCAACCCTACTCCGAGCGTTACCCGCACGAGTTGTCCGGCGGCCAACAGCAGCGCGTCGCGCTGGCGCGTGCGCTGGCGCCGCGCCCGCCGGTGGTCTTGCTTGACGAAGCGTTCAACGGCCTCGATCCGGAGCTGCGACCGCAAATGCGCAAAGAAGTGGCGGCGGTCCTGCGCCAGATGAAAACCGCTGCGGTGCTGGTCACCCACGACCAGGAGGAAGCCCTCGGCATGGCCGACAAAGTAGTGGTGATCCGCAATGGCGAAGTGCAACAGGTGGGATCACCGGAGGACGTCTATCACAGCCCGGCGACGGTCTTTGTCGCTAATTTCGTTGGCCATGCTGATTTCATTCCGGGTGTGGTCGCCAATGAACGGGTGCAGACAGAGTTCGGCGAATTTCCCTGCGGCACGCGTGTCGCTAGCGGGCCGGTGCAAGTGATGATTCGCCATGAAGCGGTCAACGCCAAACCCGGCGGCGTCCTCGCCACGGTTGAAGAACGCGAGTTTCTCGGCGGCGAAATCCTTTACCGTCTGCGCCTCCCCTCCGGCGCGACGGTTCATTTCGAGCAACGCCGCCCCGTGCACTGGCCAGTCGGCCATCAGATCGCCATCGAAGTCCATCTGCCCCACGCCGTCGTCTTCCCCGAGCCTCAATAG
- a CDS encoding Fe(3+) ABC transporter substrate-binding protein → MLSYALTLALLSWSAVAQTQSKTLNLYTARHYSTDEAFYSGFTKLTGIKINRIEGGEDALFERIKAEGAASPADVFLTVDVARIWRAEQAGIFEALKSAVLTKQVPAHFRAANNTWFGFSSRARVIAYDRSKVSPGDIARYEDLAGPKWKKEICTRSSSHPYNLSLISSMIHHLGEDKAREWARGVAGNLARPPRGGDTDQLKAVDVGECSIALANHYYYLRLLRSAKTEDRALVERVKIVWPNQNDRGTHLNISGGGLLKTAPNRDGGIKFLEYLASDTAQTYFANGNNEWPTVKGVKLDNPALEQFGRFRTDSLPLAKLGETQAAAQKMADQVGWK, encoded by the coding sequence TTGTTGAGTTATGCACTGACACTGGCGCTGCTTTCGTGGTCTGCCGTGGCCCAGACGCAGTCAAAAACTTTGAACCTCTACACCGCGCGCCACTATTCCACCGATGAGGCATTCTATAGCGGCTTTACGAAACTGACCGGCATCAAGATCAACCGCATCGAAGGCGGCGAAGACGCCCTCTTCGAGCGCATCAAAGCGGAGGGCGCAGCCAGCCCAGCGGATGTTTTTCTCACCGTCGATGTCGCGCGCATCTGGCGCGCCGAGCAGGCAGGGATTTTTGAAGCGCTCAAGTCGGCCGTATTGACCAAGCAAGTACCGGCGCATTTTCGTGCCGCCAACAACACCTGGTTCGGCTTCTCGTCGCGCGCCCGAGTCATCGCCTACGACCGCAGCAAGGTGAGCCCCGGCGACATCGCGCGCTACGAAGACTTGGCGGGTCCAAAATGGAAGAAAGAAATTTGCACGCGCTCAAGCAGTCATCCTTATAACCTCTCGCTCATCTCGAGCATGATCCATCACTTAGGCGAAGACAAAGCGCGCGAATGGGCGCGCGGCGTGGCCGGCAATCTAGCGCGGCCGCCGCGCGGCGGCGACACCGATCAACTGAAAGCGGTCGATGTTGGCGAATGTTCCATCGCCCTCGCCAATCACTACTACTACCTGCGCCTGCTGCGCTCGGCCAAAACGGAGGACCGAGCGCTGGTCGAAAGAGTCAAAATCGTCTGGCCCAACCAGAATGATCGGGGCACCCATCTCAATATCTCGGGCGGCGGTCTGCTCAAGACCGCGCCCAACCGCGATGGCGGAATTAAGTTTCTCGAATACCTGGCGAGCGACACCGCGCAGACTTACTTTGCCAACGGCAACAATGAATGGCCGACGGTAAAGGGCGTCAAGCTCGACAATCCCGCCCTGGAGCAGTTCGGCCGATTCCGCACCGATTCCTTACCGCTGGCAAAGCTTGGCGAAACTCAGGCGGCGGCGCAAAAAATGGCCGATCAAGTCGGCTGGAAGTGA
- a CDS encoding iron ABC transporter permease: MTTLAATLRTRVFKEESLNRIGALGFVSLVTAALVVAPIVAVVWNIVLPSEATWSHLASTVLPEYILNTLLLLALVAVGVITSGVSVAWLVTNYRFPGQRILEWALVLPMAMPAYVMAYAYTDWLQAAGPVQTTLRELTGWRVREYWFPEIRSLPGAAAMLSFALYPYVYLLARSAFIDQSRSTHEAAQLAGYGVWGRFWHVSLPLARTGIVAGAALALMETLADFGTVSYFAVNTFTTGIYRAWLSLGDAVAAGQLATCLLVFVFTMLAIERRQRGRARYAGKRNPMPPQPLSGWRAWGACALCSAPIAFGFVIPAAILLKLTLTNPEVQFGAHLYGLVFNTFILAGIAAVAAVAVALLLAYAARTLTSPLVHGANRVAVLGYALPGAVIAVGILFPLGIIDNAVIALLREYFGIKSGLLLTGSLVALIYAYLVRFLTVAFQTVEAGLTRVTPSMDDAARSLGLSPARTLVRVHAPIMRGSMATAALLVFVDVMKELPATFAMRPFNFDTLAIEAYNLAKDERIAEAALPALVMVAIALVPLVLLSRQIAASARRSRENIH; this comes from the coding sequence ATGACAACGCTCGCGGCCACGCTTCGCACGCGCGTTTTCAAAGAGGAATCCCTCAATCGCATCGGCGCACTCGGCTTCGTTTCGCTGGTCACGGCAGCGCTGGTCGTAGCCCCGATCGTCGCTGTGGTCTGGAATATTGTTCTGCCCAGCGAAGCGACCTGGTCGCACCTCGCCTCCACGGTCCTGCCGGAGTACATTCTCAACACTTTGTTATTGCTCGCGCTCGTCGCCGTCGGCGTGATCACGAGCGGTGTTTCAGTCGCCTGGCTGGTGACCAACTATCGATTTCCCGGCCAACGCATTCTCGAGTGGGCACTGGTCCTGCCCATGGCGATGCCAGCCTACGTCATGGCCTACGCCTACACGGATTGGCTGCAAGCGGCCGGGCCAGTGCAAACAACGCTGCGCGAACTAACCGGTTGGCGCGTGCGTGAATACTGGTTCCCGGAAATCCGCTCGCTGCCCGGCGCCGCCGCCATGCTTTCCTTTGCGCTCTATCCTTATGTGTATTTGCTCGCGCGCAGCGCCTTTATCGATCAATCGCGCAGCACCCACGAAGCCGCCCAGCTCGCCGGCTACGGCGTGTGGGGACGCTTTTGGCATGTGTCGCTGCCGCTGGCGCGCACCGGCATTGTCGCCGGCGCGGCGCTCGCGTTGATGGAAACCCTGGCCGATTTTGGCACCGTTTCTTATTTTGCCGTGAACACTTTCACAACCGGCATCTATCGCGCCTGGCTATCGCTCGGCGATGCGGTGGCGGCAGGGCAGCTGGCGACCTGCTTGCTGGTGTTTGTCTTTACCATGCTCGCCATCGAGCGCCGCCAGCGCGGCCGGGCGCGCTACGCCGGCAAGCGCAATCCCATGCCGCCGCAGCCACTGAGCGGCTGGCGAGCTTGGGGTGCTTGCGCTTTGTGCAGCGCGCCGATTGCGTTTGGCTTTGTCATTCCCGCGGCGATCTTGCTCAAACTCACGCTCACCAATCCCGAGGTACAGTTCGGCGCGCACCTCTACGGCCTGGTCTTCAATACCTTTATTCTCGCCGGCATCGCCGCCGTCGCTGCCGTCGCCGTCGCGCTCCTGCTCGCCTACGCGGCACGCACGCTGACGAGCCCGCTGGTGCACGGCGCCAATCGCGTCGCAGTCCTAGGCTACGCGCTGCCCGGCGCGGTGATCGCCGTCGGCATTCTTTTTCCGCTCGGGATAATCGACAACGCCGTGATAGCGTTGCTGCGCGAATACTTCGGCATCAAGTCCGGACTGCTGTTAACCGGCTCCCTGGTGGCTTTGATCTATGCCTATCTGGTGCGGTTTTTGACTGTGGCTTTTCAAACCGTCGAAGCCGGACTGACGCGCGTGACACCGTCGATGGACGATGCCGCGCGCAGCCTGGGCTTGTCGCCGGCACGCACGCTGGTACGCGTGCATGCGCCGATCATGCGCGGCAGCATGGCCACCGCGGCGCTGCTCGTGTTTGTCGATGTCATGAAAGAATTGCCGGCCACGTTTGCCATGCGGCCGTTTAACTTTGACACGCTGGCGATAGAAGCTTACAACTTGGCCAAGGACGAACGCATCGCCGAAGCGGCGCTGCCCGCGCTGGTGATGGTCGCCATCGCGCTGGTGCCGCTGGTGCTCCTGTCGCGCCAGATCGCGGCTTCCGCTCGACGCTCAAGGGAAAACATCCATTGA
- a CDS encoding c-type cytochrome yields MINRSARLRCTLIVSLLAIPVLTHRALAADEPRKLVALLDYLGSDYKNAVKDGKILSKDEYQEMQEFAKRGQELFSQLKQQDNGDKAGIQAAVETLAAHVASKADPSAVAELAQSAKDKLIAAYNIVPYPRRLPALATGKKIYEENCAQCHGATGKGDGPGRESMNPKTPLPANFTDPERIGGLSPFKAYNTTTFGIDGTAMASFAALSEEQRWQVAFYIFSLRFTEEAAKAGAALAKAKNLPAELRTTAALATSADEILLDRLKAIAPQQADAMTLLAYLRRGMLETKLADPLSIARGLMREAVELYGKRDKERAYQKAVEAYLDGYEFAEPTLVAKDAALGRGIEAQFTQMRNAMKQGEAAEAIQKRHLEIEVKLDQAAKLLASDDSFTGYYAFANSALIILREGLEASLIIAAILAMLKVVGASEVTKYIHLGWVLALVAGGLTWLATETVLTLSGQHRESMEGFISVFAAIALFYVGYWLHTRSEARRWREFIEDRVKAGISSHRVLGLVGISFFAVYREAFELVLFYQALWLQNETAHGAVLWGFAAGFAVLLLATFAILKLGMQIPLKYFFTATGTLLYIVAFIFAGNGIKELQAAQWVPTTPLPAPQAIPFLGIYPTMETLGAQLIMLCAFIATSLWMSKQRQIASHPIKDTR; encoded by the coding sequence ATGATCAACCGCTCGGCCCGCCTGCGCTGCACACTTATTGTTTCGTTGCTGGCAATTCCTGTGCTGACCCATCGGGCGCTAGCGGCCGACGAACCACGCAAACTGGTGGCACTCCTCGACTACCTGGGCAGTGATTACAAAAACGCGGTTAAAGACGGCAAGATACTCAGCAAAGACGAATATCAGGAGATGCAGGAGTTCGCTAAGCGCGGCCAGGAACTGTTCAGCCAACTCAAGCAACAAGATAACGGCGACAAAGCCGGCATCCAAGCAGCGGTCGAAACCCTTGCCGCCCATGTCGCCAGCAAAGCCGATCCCAGCGCGGTTGCCGAGCTCGCCCAGAGCGCCAAAGACAAACTGATCGCCGCCTACAATATCGTACCGTACCCCAGGCGGCTGCCTGCGCTCGCCACTGGCAAAAAAATCTACGAAGAGAACTGCGCGCAATGCCACGGCGCCACCGGCAAAGGCGATGGGCCAGGGCGTGAGTCGATGAACCCTAAGACACCGCTGCCGGCCAACTTCACCGACCCGGAACGGATCGGCGGTCTATCGCCATTCAAAGCTTACAACACCACGACCTTTGGCATCGACGGCACCGCGATGGCATCATTCGCTGCGCTCAGCGAAGAACAACGTTGGCAAGTGGCGTTCTACATCTTCTCGCTGCGCTTCACCGAGGAAGCAGCCAAGGCCGGCGCGGCGCTCGCCAAAGCCAAGAATTTGCCGGCGGAGCTGCGCACAACCGCGGCGCTGGCGACCAGCGCCGACGAAATCTTGTTGGATCGATTGAAGGCGATCGCGCCACAGCAAGCCGACGCCATGACTCTGCTGGCTTACCTGCGTCGTGGCATGCTGGAAACCAAACTTGCCGATCCGCTGTCGATTGCCCGCGGGCTCATGCGTGAAGCTGTCGAACTCTACGGCAAGCGCGACAAGGAAAGAGCCTACCAGAAAGCCGTCGAAGCCTATCTTGACGGCTATGAATTTGCCGAGCCCACCTTGGTCGCAAAAGACGCCGCCCTGGGCCGCGGCATCGAGGCGCAGTTCACCCAGATGCGTAACGCCATGAAGCAAGGCGAGGCGGCCGAAGCGATCCAGAAACGCCACTTAGAAATCGAAGTCAAACTCGATCAGGCGGCGAAACTGCTTGCCAGCGACGATAGCTTTACAGGCTATTACGCCTTCGCCAACTCGGCGCTGATTATTTTGCGCGAAGGGTTGGAAGCGTCGCTCATCATCGCCGCCATCCTCGCCATGCTGAAAGTCGTCGGCGCCAGCGAAGTCACCAAATACATTCATCTGGGCTGGGTTCTAGCGCTGGTCGCCGGCGGGCTCACCTGGTTGGCGACCGAGACGGTGCTGACGCTCAGCGGCCAACACCGCGAGAGCATGGAAGGGTTCATCTCGGTGTTTGCGGCGATTGCATTATTCTACGTCGGCTATTGGCTGCACACCCGTTCGGAGGCGCGCCGCTGGCGCGAATTCATCGAGGACAGAGTCAAAGCCGGCATCTCCAGCCACCGCGTGCTCGGCCTGGTCGGCATCTCCTTCTTCGCGGTCTACCGCGAAGCCTTCGAGCTCGTGCTCTTCTATCAAGCGCTTTGGCTGCAAAACGAAACCGCCCATGGCGCCGTGCTATGGGGCTTTGCCGCGGGGTTTGCCGTTCTGCTGCTGGCGACATTTGCGATCCTCAAGCTCGGCATGCAGATTCCGCTGAAATATTTTTTCACCGCCACTGGCACGCTGCTTTACATTGTCGCGTTTATATTCGCCGGCAACGGCATCAAAGAGTTGCAGGCCGCCCAGTGGGTGCCAACCACACCGCTGCCAGCGCCGCAGGCGATCCCTTTTCTCGGTATTTATCCGACCATGGAAACGCTGGGCGCGCAGCTGATCATGTTGTGCGCTTTTATCGCCACATCTTTGTGGATGTCCAAACAACGGCAGATCGCTAGTCATCCTATCAAGGATACCCGATGA
- a CDS encoding DUF4198 domain-containing protein, with protein sequence MKTDKLILAFAGLALSIATQAKAHYLWLERDGNGPAKAYFGEYADDRHEKAGGLLDRFTNLRAFLASPKDMLVVEKRSEGFDIAAKGAGDLRAFDDSIAARPDSERGGKTRTIYYAKAGRAETAAKLDFELVPAAANGKDFTLLLRGAPLAKTELTVFAPSKWGKTLSTDDKGRVTLPLPWAGRYVVEVVHFEDKPSGEGDGKYDRTRHITSISFTEPNGMRWVEKRR encoded by the coding sequence ATGAAGACCGACAAGTTAATTTTAGCGTTCGCGGGATTGGCCTTATCCATTGCCACCCAAGCTAAGGCGCACTATCTCTGGCTTGAGCGTGACGGCAACGGTCCGGCCAAAGCCTATTTCGGCGAATATGCCGACGATCGCCACGAGAAAGCCGGCGGCTTGCTCGACCGCTTTACCAATCTACGCGCATTCTTGGCCTCACCCAAAGATATGCTGGTCGTCGAAAAACGCAGCGAAGGATTTGACATCGCCGCCAAAGGCGCCGGCGATCTGCGCGCCTTTGATGACAGCATCGCCGCGCGCCCAGACAGCGAAAGGGGCGGCAAGACCCGCACGATTTATTATGCCAAAGCAGGACGCGCCGAGACCGCGGCTAAGTTAGATTTCGAGTTGGTGCCGGCGGCGGCCAATGGCAAAGATTTCACACTGCTGCTACGCGGTGCACCGCTCGCTAAGACTGAGTTGACGGTTTTCGCACCGTCGAAGTGGGGCAAAACTCTCAGCACCGATGATAAAGGCCGGGTCACGCTGCCCCTGCCCTGGGCCGGCCGCTACGTCGTCGAAGTCGTCCACTTCGAAGACAAACCCAGCGGCGAAGGCGATGGTAAGTACGACCGCACGCGCCACATCACGTCGATCTCGTTTACCGAGCCGAATGGGATGCGTTGGGTCGAGAAGCGCCGGTAA
- a CDS encoding PEP-CTERM sorting domain-containing protein (PEP-CTERM proteins occur, often in large numbers, in the proteomes of bacteria that also encode an exosortase, a predicted intramembrane cysteine proteinase. The presence of a PEP-CTERM domain at a protein's C-terminus predicts cleavage within the sorting domain, followed by covalent anchoring to some some component of the (usually Gram-negative) cell surface. Many PEP-CTERM proteins exhibit an unusual sequence composition that includes large numbers of potential glycosylation sites. Expression of one such protein has been shown restore the ability of a bacterium to form floc, a type of biofilm.): MTAPVQAIPASFSSSGPPPMALACAPMRLAVRATCRPPGQPASAQPDCRRKTPEPSSLLLTTVGAGLVGAAVIRREQNARLR, translated from the coding sequence ATGACGGCGCCGGTCCAGGCGATCCCAGCCAGTTTCAGCTCGTCTGGACCGCCGCCAATGGCACTTGCTTGCGCACCAATGCGACTAGCTGTGAGAGCAACGTGTCGGCCTCCTGGTCAGCCAGCATCAGCGCAACCGGATTGCCGGCGCAAAACTCCGGAACCCTCTTCACTGCTACTGACTACTGTAGGTGCTGGATTAGTCGGCGCCGCCGTCATCCGGCGCGAGCAGAACGCTCGCCTGAGGTAA
- a CDS encoding PEP-CTERM sorting domain-containing protein (PEP-CTERM proteins occur, often in large numbers, in the proteomes of bacteria that also encode an exosortase, a predicted intramembrane cysteine proteinase. The presence of a PEP-CTERM domain at a protein's C-terminus predicts cleavage within the sorting domain, followed by covalent anchoring to some some component of the (usually Gram-negative) cell surface. Many PEP-CTERM proteins exhibit an unusual sequence composition that includes large numbers of potential glycosylation sites. Expression of one such protein has been shown restore the ability of a bacterium to form floc, a type of biofilm.), translating to MLKRFLGLLALVFCLVPGTGRAAPIFSDNFNVETLGVNYNSFLQWTVTNGTVDLIGNPNFFDLLPGNGRYVDLDGTARDPGVMRSGALSLVAGVTYELKFSLAGSQRGDAPNTVTYGIDLNSDGALEHFGSQTLPSAASFSVFTLTFTPGANTNIARIQFGQTDVGATDDIGLILDNVELNSLTASVPEPASLLLLGAAAIYGLARWRRKPVR from the coding sequence ATGCTGAAGAGGTTTCTTGGTTTACTCGCCTTAGTCTTTTGCTTAGTCCCTGGAACTGGCCGGGCAGCACCGATCTTTAGTGATAATTTTAATGTCGAAACTCTCGGGGTGAACTACAATTCATTCCTGCAGTGGACTGTCACCAATGGCACCGTAGACCTTATTGGAAATCCGAATTTCTTCGATTTACTCCCGGGCAACGGAAGATATGTCGACCTTGATGGCACTGCACGTGATCCAGGCGTCATGCGGTCGGGTGCATTATCTCTTGTGGCGGGCGTGACGTATGAACTGAAGTTCAGCCTCGCTGGCTCCCAGCGCGGAGACGCGCCGAATACAGTGACATACGGAATCGACCTCAATTCCGATGGGGCTTTGGAACATTTCGGTAGCCAGACTTTGCCGAGTGCTGCCAGTTTCAGCGTGTTCACTCTGACCTTCACGCCGGGAGCCAATACCAACATCGCGCGTATTCAGTTTGGTCAAACCGACGTCGGTGCCACGGACGACATCGGGCTCATCTTGGATAACGTTGAACTCAACTCACTTACCGCAAGTGTGCCAGAACCCGCATCTCTCCTCCTTCTTGGAGCAGCTGCCATCTATGGTTTGGCCCGGTGGCGTAGAAAACCAGTACGGTGA
- a CDS encoding 50S ribosomal protein L17, with protein MRHLKSGRQLSRNSSHRWALMRNLVTALLREEKIQTTDAKAKELRRWADRVITLGKQGSLHARRQALAIVQDKLVVRKLFDTIAPRFKDRPGGYTRIIKIGIRRGDAAPVSIIELVVGAEEKVAAPKKGRRARRREAQQQAQQRA; from the coding sequence ATGCGTCACCTAAAGTCAGGCCGGCAGCTAAGCCGCAACTCCAGCCATCGCTGGGCGCTCATGCGCAATTTGGTTACGGCGCTGTTGCGCGAAGAAAAAATTCAAACCACCGATGCCAAAGCCAAGGAGCTGCGGCGCTGGGCCGATCGTGTGATCACACTCGGTAAACAAGGCAGTTTGCACGCGCGCCGCCAGGCGCTGGCGATCGTGCAAGACAAGCTGGTTGTGCGCAAACTGTTCGACACCATCGCGCCGCGCTTCAAAGACCGCCCCGGCGGCTATACCCGCATCATCAAGATCGGCATCCGCCGCGGCGACGCCGCGCCGGTCTCGATTATCGAGCTGGTGGTCGGTGCCGAGGAAAAAGTCGCGGCGCCGAAAAAAGGCCGCCGTGCGAGACGGCGCGAAGCCCAACAACAGGCGCAGCAGCGCGCCTAG
- a CDS encoding DNA-directed RNA polymerase subunit alpha, protein MYKHWEELIKPKQLEVDEKSLGATYGKFYAEPFERGYGQTIGNSLRRILLSSLMGASIVAVRIKGILHEFSTVAGVTEDVTDIILNLKEVRLRAHEGEAQTLKIEAKGPGVVTAKDIIAPPSIEVLNPEHKIATLSRDAKLEMEMIAKLGRGYVPAERNKEENLPVDTIFIDAVFSPVRKVNFSVTNARVGQRTDYDRIVFEVHTDGSVKPDDAMAYAAKILQDQLSIFVNFQDEPRAEKRDDGPSIPLNDNLFRSVDELEFSVRSQNCLQNADIKYIGELVQKSEQEMLKTKNFGHKSLNEIKEILREMGLELGMKVDHFPPREEIDARKRAQQKETA, encoded by the coding sequence ATGTATAAACATTGGGAGGAGTTGATTAAACCGAAGCAATTGGAGGTGGATGAAAAGAGCCTGGGCGCCACGTACGGTAAGTTTTACGCTGAGCCCTTTGAGCGCGGCTATGGCCAGACCATCGGCAATTCGCTGCGCCGCATCCTCTTGTCTTCGCTCATGGGCGCATCGATCGTCGCCGTGCGCATCAAAGGCATTCTACATGAGTTCTCGACCGTTGCCGGCGTTACCGAGGACGTCACCGATATCATTTTGAATTTGAAAGAAGTGCGCCTGCGCGCCCATGAGGGCGAGGCGCAAACATTGAAGATCGAAGCCAAGGGGCCTGGCGTGGTGACGGCGAAGGATATCATTGCGCCGCCGTCCATCGAAGTGCTCAACCCCGAGCATAAGATCGCCACTCTGTCGCGCGATGCCAAGTTGGAAATGGAAATGATCGCCAAGCTGGGCCGCGGCTACGTGCCGGCGGAGCGCAACAAGGAAGAAAACCTGCCGGTGGACACGATTTTCATCGACGCGGTCTTCTCGCCGGTGCGCAAAGTAAACTTCAGTGTCACCAACGCGCGCGTCGGCCAGCGCACCGACTATGACCGCATCGTATTTGAAGTGCACACCGACGGCAGCGTCAAGCCCGACGATGCCATGGCCTACGCCGCCAAGATTTTGCAAGACCAGCTGAGCATTTTCGTCAACTTTCAGGACGAGCCGCGCGCCGAAAAGCGCGACGATGGGCCGTCGATTCCGCTTAACGACAATCTGTTCCGCAGCGTCGATGAGTTAGAGTTTTCCGTGCGCTCGCAAAACTGTTTGCAAAACGCCGATATCAAATACATCGGCGAGCTGGTGCAGAAATCAGAGCAGGAAATGCTCAAGACCAAGAACTTTGGCCACAAGTCGCTCAACGAGATCAAGGAGATCCTGCGCGAAATGGGCTTGGAGCTGGGCATGAAGGTCGACCACTTTCCGCCGCGTGAAGAGATAGACGCGCGCAAGCGCGCCCAGCAGAAAGAGACCGCTTAA